The Bacteroides fragilis NCTC 9343 genome includes the window GCTGCCATATTTACCCACGAACCTGAGCAAAGAAAACCGTCCGCTGACGAGGATCATCAACAAAGCCGTCAGGCGAGCAGGAATATAATTGGCAACATCATCGATCCGGGCCGCTATACAGCCGAATTGACGGTAACGCTCGTTGCGGTAACCGATCATAGAGTCAAGTGTATTCACCATCTTGTACGCCATCATGCCGGGCACTCCCAACACTGCATACCAAAAAAGTGGTGCAATTACCCCATCACTCAGATTTTCGGCTAAAGTCTCCAAAGCTGCGGTACGCACCTCTTGTGCAGATAGTGCAGAAGTATCCCGTCCCACAATGCGGGCCACTTGTTTACGCCCCTCGTCCAATGAACGGTCTACGGCTTCGAAGACCATCCGGACCTCACGTATCAGGGTTGTACCTGCCAGGCAACAAAAGATCAGCAGTGTTTGTATCAGCGCTGTCAGTATGATGGAATACTCTCCGATCACTTTAAAAAAGAGGAAGGTAAAAAAGTAGACTCCCGCAATCAATGCTACCGACATCATTCCCCCTTTCCAAACGCGGGCCCTCCCCGCATTCAGACACT containing:
- the cbiB gene encoding adenosylcobinamide-phosphate synthase CbiB — its product is MFFWYISLVYFCRLFPLPLAWLFDRWQGDPSWLPHPVVGFGKLIAWGEKCLNAGRARVWKGGMMSVALIAGVYFFTFLFFKVIGEYSIILTALIQTLLIFCCLAGTTLIREVRMVFEAVDRSLDEGRKQVARIVGRDTSALSAQEVRTAALETLAENLSDGVIAPLFWYAVLGVPGMMAYKMVNTLDSMIGYRNERYRQFGCIAARIDDVANYIPARLTALLMILVSGRFSLLRFVGKYGSRHASPNSGYPEAALAGILNCRFGGPHYYFGEEVWKPFIGNNERALTTEDMKKAVCVNRQAEVLMVVLVWLTILLSLS